One part of the Streptomyces nigra genome encodes these proteins:
- a CDS encoding D-alanyl-D-alanine carboxypeptidase family protein, whose protein sequence is MPAPTKTARRGLLVASAVLSSLALTAPVAHAAPRPSPGTSPSATPPADMSTVGGAQLGRPGTQVNLAGDAPVLPKDLSARSWIVADAESGDVLAAHNAHWRLAPASTLKMLFADTVLPRFPKDTEHKVAVSDLAGVGAGSSVVGIKENETYKVHDLWLGVFLASGNDAVHVLSAMNGGVDKTVREMNEHAEELQALDTHVVSPDGYDAPGQVSSAYDLTLFARSGLQKKDFREYSSTVRTKFPGATKKSKGKSVRGSFEIQNTNRLLRGDSDISVYPGIAGVKNGYTTNAGHTFTGVAERDGRVLLVTVMNPEKQEHNEVYKESARLLDWGFEAAGKVQPVGELVPPKSAQASAQPGAGTSGEAGGAKGAEKSSKPAVGASAASGSGGMGVALGIAAGVLALLGAGVFLVNRRWPLPDLVRRRGRS, encoded by the coding sequence GTGCCCGCACCTACGAAGACCGCCAGGCGTGGCCTGCTGGTCGCCTCCGCCGTCCTGTCGTCCCTCGCGCTGACCGCGCCCGTCGCCCACGCGGCCCCCCGGCCGTCGCCGGGCACGAGCCCGTCGGCCACTCCCCCGGCGGACATGTCGACCGTGGGCGGGGCGCAACTGGGCCGCCCCGGCACCCAGGTGAACCTCGCGGGCGACGCCCCCGTCCTGCCGAAGGACCTGTCGGCGCGCTCCTGGATCGTCGCCGACGCCGAGTCCGGCGATGTGCTCGCGGCGCACAACGCGCACTGGCGACTGGCCCCGGCGAGCACCCTGAAGATGCTGTTCGCCGACACCGTGCTGCCACGCTTCCCCAAGGACACCGAGCACAAGGTGGCCGTGTCCGACCTGGCCGGTGTCGGCGCCGGCTCCAGCGTGGTCGGCATAAAGGAGAACGAGACGTACAAGGTGCACGACCTGTGGCTCGGCGTCTTCCTGGCGTCCGGCAACGACGCCGTGCACGTGCTGTCCGCGATGAACGGCGGCGTCGACAAGACGGTGCGGGAGATGAACGAGCACGCCGAGGAGCTCCAGGCCCTCGACACCCATGTGGTCTCCCCCGACGGCTACGACGCCCCGGGCCAGGTCTCGTCGGCGTACGACCTGACGCTGTTCGCGCGCTCCGGGCTGCAGAAGAAGGACTTCCGGGAGTACAGCTCGACGGTCCGGACGAAGTTCCCCGGCGCGACGAAGAAGAGCAAGGGCAAGTCGGTGCGCGGGTCCTTCGAGATCCAGAACACCAACCGGCTGCTGCGCGGCGACTCGGACATCTCCGTCTATCCGGGCATCGCCGGGGTGAAGAACGGTTACACCACCAACGCCGGTCACACCTTCACCGGTGTCGCCGAGCGCGACGGCAGGGTGCTGCTGGTCACGGTCATGAACCCGGAGAAGCAGGAGCACAACGAGGTCTACAAGGAGTCCGCGCGGCTGCTCGACTGGGGCTTCGAGGCGGCCGGCAAGGTGCAGCCGGTGGGTGAGCTGGTGCCGCCCAAGAGCGCCCAGGCGAGCGCGCAGCCGGGTGCGGGCACGTCCGGGGAGGCCGGGGGCGCCAAGGGCGCGGAGAAGTCCTCGAAGCCTGCCGTGGGCGCCTCCGCGGCGAGCGGGTCGGGCGGCATGGGGGTCGCGCTCGGGATCGCCGCGGGTGTCCTCGCGCTGCTCGGCGCGGGTGTCTTCCTGGTCAACCGCCGGTGGCCGCTGCCCGACCTGGTGCGCCGCCGGGGCCGTTCCTGA
- a CDS encoding SCO4848 family membrane protein: MKLSRPVSWFLLAFGVWSWVIWVTFVKNLIKDSSGLAFEDGDPTAYFWVHLLLAVVSFVLGTVVGAIGLRGVRALRRTS, encoded by the coding sequence ATGAAGCTCAGCCGCCCCGTCTCCTGGTTCCTGCTCGCCTTCGGAGTGTGGAGCTGGGTCATCTGGGTCACTTTCGTCAAAAACCTGATCAAGGACAGCAGCGGGCTCGCGTTCGAGGACGGCGACCCCACGGCGTACTTCTGGGTGCATCTGCTGCTCGCCGTCGTCTCCTTCGTACTGGGGACGGTCGTCGGGGCCATCGGGTTGCGCGGAGTGCGCGCACTGCGCCGGACGTCATAG
- a CDS encoding metallophosphoesterase yields MVIVFVLVALLVLSVLVTGNWWVWRRLFRDTTRDPGAVRRAGVVVIAGGWALTVGALVAERAGAPFPLQRILAWPGFLWLALSLYLLLFLLAGELVRPLLRRLLDRRAGAEQPAPSPEPDTAASAAPATATAGPRAHGGPSAAPGRTAALTADPPPAAPTPGAGDSDGPRPDLTRRLFVSRVVAGTAAAAAVGTVGYGTHSVLRGPGVKRVTVPLAKLPRAAHGYRIAVVSDIHLSPVLGRGFAQKVVDTINGTQPDLIAVVGDLVDGSVHDLGPAAAPLAQLRARDGSFFVTGNHEYFSGAGQWIQEVRRLGLRPLENARTELPHFDLAGVNDVAGEDEGQGPDFGRALGDRDRARACVLLAHQPVQIHDAVDHGVDLQLSGHTHGGQLWPGSLVAELANPTVAGLERYGDTQLYVSRGAGAWGPPTRVGAPSDITVIQLASRQA; encoded by the coding sequence GTGGTCATCGTCTTCGTGCTCGTCGCACTGCTCGTGCTGTCCGTCCTGGTGACGGGCAACTGGTGGGTGTGGCGGCGCCTCTTCCGCGACACGACGCGGGACCCCGGGGCCGTGCGCCGCGCGGGTGTGGTCGTGATCGCCGGCGGCTGGGCGCTCACCGTCGGCGCCCTGGTCGCCGAGCGTGCGGGCGCGCCCTTCCCGCTCCAGCGGATCCTGGCCTGGCCGGGTTTCCTGTGGCTGGCCCTGTCGCTGTACCTGCTGCTGTTCCTGCTGGCCGGCGAGCTCGTCCGGCCGCTGCTGCGCCGCCTTCTCGACCGCCGCGCGGGCGCCGAGCAGCCCGCGCCGAGCCCGGAGCCGGACACCGCCGCGTCCGCCGCCCCGGCCACGGCGACGGCCGGCCCGCGCGCTCACGGGGGCCCGTCCGCCGCCCCGGGCCGCACGGCCGCGCTCACCGCCGACCCGCCCCCGGCCGCCCCCACCCCGGGCGCCGGCGACTCCGACGGCCCCCGCCCGGACCTCACGCGGCGCCTGTTCGTCTCCCGGGTGGTCGCCGGCACCGCCGCGGCGGCCGCCGTCGGCACCGTCGGATACGGCACCCACAGCGTGCTGCGCGGCCCCGGCGTGAAGCGGGTCACCGTCCCGCTGGCCAAGCTCCCGCGCGCGGCGCACGGTTACCGGATCGCCGTCGTCAGCGACATCCACCTCAGCCCCGTGCTGGGCCGCGGCTTCGCGCAGAAGGTCGTCGACACGATCAACGGCACCCAGCCCGACCTCATCGCCGTCGTCGGCGACCTGGTGGACGGCAGCGTCCACGACCTCGGCCCCGCCGCCGCGCCGCTCGCACAACTCCGCGCGCGTGACGGCAGCTTCTTCGTCACCGGCAACCACGAGTACTTCTCGGGCGCCGGGCAGTGGATCCAGGAGGTGCGCCGGCTGGGCCTGCGCCCCCTGGAGAACGCCCGTACGGAACTGCCCCACTTCGACCTGGCCGGCGTCAACGACGTGGCGGGCGAGGACGAGGGCCAGGGCCCCGACTTCGGCCGGGCGCTCGGCGACCGCGACCGGGCACGCGCATGCGTGCTCCTCGCCCACCAGCCGGTCCAGATCCACGACGCCGTCGACCACGGCGTCGACCTCCAGCTCTCCGGGCACACCCACGGCGGCCAGCTCTGGCCGGGCAGCCTCGTCGCCGAGCTGGCCAACCCCACGGTGGCCGGTCTGGAGCGCTACGGCGACACCCAGCTGTACGTCAGCCGGGGCGCGGGCGCCTGGGGCCCGCCCACACGCGTGGGCGCCCCCTCCGACATCACCGTGATCCAGCTGGCGTCCCGTCAGGCATGA
- a CDS encoding ABC transporter substrate-binding protein, with the protein MRTVRMRILATLLVLAAVGVGGWQLLPSRQNQDRTITVGTTDAVTSLDPAGAYDAGSWALFSNVFQSLMTFEAGGVTPVPDAAESCGWVGDGLRAYRCELREGLTFPSGRTMTAEDVKFSFDRVKRINSDVGPASLLDTLGSVRASGRTVTFRLSSPDATFPLKVATGAGAIVDREKYPAGELRTGTSVDGTGPYTLSGYSEGKQAQLDPNPRYEGAVDGSGSPVELRYYSDANALGDAWNDRRIDVATRTLPPRVLAGLNAADTDQRVSEADSSEVRNLYLNTRASSPLHDVRVRKAMAWLMDREKLAATVYKGTVDPLYSLIPTGITGHTTSFFDAYPKQSTAKARALLQNAGISLPVRFTYGYATGRGSGAEEAEEIKQQLEASGLFKVDVKGYEWTDFQKRWAGGKLDAYAVGWVADFPDPDTYGGPLVGTKGTMNTGYSDRTVDRLITASQQYADRAQATRDFRDMQEAVARDVPVIPLWQAKEYVVTTEDVGGGQYLSDGTGVFRLWSLGWI; encoded by the coding sequence ATGCGTACGGTTCGCATGCGGATTCTCGCGACGCTGCTGGTACTGGCGGCCGTGGGAGTGGGGGGCTGGCAGTTGCTGCCGTCCCGGCAGAACCAGGACAGAACCATCACGGTCGGCACGACGGACGCCGTCACCTCGCTCGACCCGGCCGGCGCCTACGACGCCGGCTCATGGGCGTTGTTCAGCAACGTCTTCCAGTCACTGATGACCTTCGAAGCGGGCGGCGTCACACCCGTCCCGGACGCCGCCGAGAGCTGCGGCTGGGTCGGCGACGGCCTGCGGGCCTACCGCTGCGAGCTGCGCGAGGGCCTCACGTTCCCGAGCGGCCGCACGATGACCGCGGAGGACGTCAAGTTCTCCTTCGACCGGGTCAAGCGGATCAACTCGGACGTCGGCCCGGCCTCCTTGCTGGACACGCTCGGCTCGGTGCGCGCGAGCGGCCGTACGGTCACCTTCCGGCTGTCGTCGCCGGACGCCACGTTCCCGCTGAAGGTGGCCACCGGCGCGGGCGCCATCGTCGACCGGGAGAAGTACCCGGCGGGCGAGCTGCGCACCGGCACTTCCGTCGACGGCACCGGCCCGTACACGCTGTCCGGCTACAGCGAGGGCAAGCAGGCCCAGCTCGACCCCAACCCCCGGTACGAGGGGGCCGTCGACGGCTCGGGGAGCCCGGTCGAACTGCGGTACTACTCCGACGCGAACGCCCTGGGCGACGCCTGGAACGACCGGCGGATCGACGTGGCCACACGCACCCTGCCGCCCCGCGTCCTCGCAGGCCTCAACGCCGCCGACACCGACCAGCGCGTCTCGGAGGCCGACAGCTCCGAGGTCCGCAACCTGTACCTCAACACCCGCGCCTCCTCCCCGCTGCACGACGTGCGGGTGCGCAAGGCCATGGCGTGGCTGATGGACCGCGAGAAGCTGGCCGCCACCGTCTACAAGGGGACCGTCGACCCGCTGTACTCGCTGATCCCGACCGGGATCACCGGCCACACCACCTCGTTCTTCGACGCCTACCCGAAGCAGAGCACCGCGAAGGCCCGGGCCCTTCTGCAGAACGCCGGGATCAGCCTGCCGGTGCGCTTCACCTACGGCTACGCCACCGGCCGCGGCTCCGGCGCCGAGGAGGCCGAGGAGATCAAGCAGCAACTGGAGGCGAGCGGCCTGTTCAAGGTCGACGTCAAGGGCTACGAGTGGACCGACTTCCAGAAGCGCTGGGCGGGCGGCAAGCTCGACGCCTACGCGGTCGGCTGGGTCGCCGACTTCCCGGACCCGGACACCTACGGCGGCCCCCTCGTCGGCACCAAGGGCACCATGAACACCGGGTACAGCGACAGGACGGTCGACCGGCTGATCACCGCCAGCCAGCAGTACGCCGACCGGGCCCAGGCCACCCGGGACTTCCGCGACATGCAGGAGGCGGTCGCCCGGGACGTGCCGGTGATCCCGCTGTGGCAGGCCAAGGAGTACGTCGTCACCACCGAGGACGTCGGCGGCGGACAGTACCTCTCCGACGGCACCGGCGTGTTCCGGCTGTGGAGCCTCGGCTGGATCTGA
- a CDS encoding sensor histidine kinase, translating into MRARHLLQRCRIRGIRSLRGKLTLVNVALLAAGIVVATAVSLMTARFYLLDKVDTELKSARGTLSQAGFTLRQIESLSELGIALDKFSGGGATDTDPLPGPSMVYVAVGATGEPVALGPLRPTARQHALASAVDDPRALAADEEPRDVTVEGERYRMAGARLADGTVVLVAVPTEGLHEGMGKALKMDLAVGTGLLALLVCLTMFSVRRRLRPLEDMVETSSAIAEGDLTRRVPSSGNATLEVEQLRLALNSMLHQVESAYRTRERSAAQLRRFVGDASHELRTPLSAIRGYLQLYDKGMLPDQAERKRVWDRMNGEVDRMGRLVDELLTLARLDQRPALRFRNVDLSRLVREAAEDLRVQQPERPLTVGAEGSLLVHADESGLRQVLGNLLSNVRIHTPADVPVRLEVERDDTAVRLCVTDRGPGLCEEDAGRVFDRFFRAGGGAGSGLGMAIVQGVVEAHGGEVAVRTAPGEGLAVTVTLPAPAVSAS; encoded by the coding sequence ATGAGGGCCCGGCACCTGCTGCAGCGGTGCCGGATCCGCGGCATACGCTCGCTGCGCGGCAAGCTGACCCTGGTGAACGTCGCGCTGCTGGCCGCGGGCATCGTCGTCGCGACCGCCGTCAGCCTGATGACCGCGCGGTTCTATCTGCTCGACAAGGTCGACACCGAGCTGAAGAGCGCCCGCGGCACCCTCAGCCAGGCCGGGTTCACGCTGCGCCAGATCGAGTCGCTGAGCGAACTGGGCATCGCCCTGGACAAGTTCAGCGGCGGCGGCGCCACCGACACCGACCCGCTGCCGGGCCCGTCCATGGTGTACGTCGCCGTCGGCGCCACCGGGGAGCCGGTCGCCCTGGGCCCGCTGCGGCCGACGGCCCGCCAGCACGCCCTCGCCTCCGCCGTCGACGATCCGCGGGCGCTGGCCGCCGACGAGGAGCCGCGCGACGTCACGGTCGAGGGCGAGCGCTACCGGATGGCCGGGGCCCGGCTGGCGGACGGCACCGTCGTCCTGGTCGCCGTGCCCACCGAGGGGCTGCACGAGGGCATGGGCAAGGCGCTCAAGATGGATCTGGCCGTCGGCACCGGTCTGCTGGCCCTGCTCGTCTGCCTGACGATGTTCAGCGTGCGCCGGCGGCTGCGGCCGCTGGAGGACATGGTGGAGACGTCGTCGGCCATCGCCGAGGGCGATCTGACCCGCCGGGTCCCCTCCAGCGGCAACGCCACCCTGGAGGTCGAACAGCTGCGGCTCGCCCTGAACTCGATGCTGCACCAGGTGGAGTCCGCGTACCGCACCCGCGAGCGCAGCGCGGCCCAGCTGCGGCGCTTCGTCGGCGACGCCTCGCACGAGCTGCGCACCCCGCTGTCCGCGATCCGCGGCTATCTCCAGCTGTACGACAAGGGGATGCTCCCGGACCAGGCCGAACGCAAACGGGTCTGGGACCGGATGAACGGCGAGGTCGACCGGATGGGCCGGCTCGTCGACGAACTGCTCACCCTGGCCCGCCTGGACCAGCGGCCCGCGCTGCGGTTCCGCAACGTGGACCTGAGCCGGCTGGTGCGGGAGGCGGCGGAGGATCTGCGGGTGCAGCAGCCCGAACGGCCGCTGACGGTCGGCGCCGAGGGTTCGCTCCTGGTGCACGCCGACGAGTCGGGGCTGCGTCAGGTGCTGGGCAATCTGCTGAGCAACGTCCGCATCCACACGCCCGCCGATGTGCCGGTGCGGCTGGAGGTGGAGCGGGACGACACGGCCGTACGGCTGTGTGTCACCGACCGGGGGCCCGGGCTGTGCGAGGAGGACGCGGGCCGGGTCTTCGACCGGTTCTTCCGGGCCGGCGGGGGCGCCGGCAGCGGCCTCGGCATGGCGATCGTGCAGGGCGTGGTGGAGGCGCACGGCGGGGAGGTCGCCGTGCGGACGGCCCCCGGTGAGGGGCTGGCCGTCACGGTGACCCTGCCGGCGCCGGCGGTGTCCGCGTCCTGA
- a CDS encoding response regulator transcription factor has product MTTASGTVLVVEDEESIADVLGIALRYHRFEVMTAGTVRDALALTERTRPDVALLDVMLPDGDGRALGRELRRTRPDLALVFLTARDAPAEIVGALGFGDDYITKPFDVDVVVARITAVLRRTRPADVLPQRPPLRYGDLELDEATYSVHRAGRTVELTPTEYALLRFLVRNGGRVVPKEQLLRHVWQYEHTPPESTVVETYISYLRRKLDTLGPPVITTRRGVGYGLA; this is encoded by the coding sequence ATGACGACGGCTTCAGGCACCGTGCTGGTCGTGGAGGACGAGGAGAGCATCGCCGACGTCCTCGGGATCGCCCTGCGCTACCACCGGTTCGAGGTGATGACGGCGGGCACCGTCCGCGACGCGCTCGCCCTCACCGAGCGCACCCGCCCGGACGTGGCACTGCTCGACGTCATGCTCCCGGACGGCGACGGCCGAGCCCTCGGCCGTGAACTGCGGCGCACCCGGCCCGATCTGGCCCTGGTCTTCCTCACCGCGCGCGACGCGCCCGCCGAGATCGTCGGCGCCCTCGGCTTCGGCGACGACTACATCACCAAGCCGTTCGACGTGGACGTGGTCGTCGCCCGGATCACGGCCGTGCTGCGCCGCACCCGCCCGGCCGACGTCCTGCCCCAGCGCCCGCCGCTGCGCTACGGCGACCTGGAGCTGGACGAGGCGACGTACTCGGTGCACCGCGCGGGCCGCACCGTCGAACTCACTCCCACCGAATACGCGTTGCTGCGCTTCCTGGTGCGCAACGGCGGACGGGTCGTCCCCAAGGAGCAACTCCTGCGCCATGTCTGGCAGTACGAGCACACCCCGCCGGAGTCGACCGTCGTCGAGACGTACATCAGCTATCTGCGGCGCAAGCTGGACACCCTGGGGCCCCCGGTGATCACCACCCGGCGCGGCGTCGGATACGGGCTGGCATGA
- a CDS encoding MMPL family transporter translates to MARWCYRHRLVVLLLWLGALFGLGTASSQAGTNYADVFSLPDTDSATAYDLMEKAFPERAGDTDTVVWKVDEGSVRDASVRSRIEPALEEIGRMKGVGEVTDPYAEQGAAQISRDGTIAYAQVTFTEQANAVPMELIEDVVDTAQAAEQDGLAVELGGQAIARTQEPPQGTAEAVGILAAAVVLFLAFGSLFAMLLPIVVAVAGVGTGMIATMLMSHVTDVPEVAPLLGSLIGLGVGIDYALFIVTRHRRGILRGMKPEDAAVTALNTSGRAVLFAGGTVCIALAGMLVMNMRFLDGVVVATSLTVVLSVLAAITLLPALLGLLGMRVLSRRQRARLAAAGPEPAETSGLAARWSAYVQRRPRPVVAMAVVVMAVLAIPVLSLRLGATDQGNHQESTTTRQAYDLLAEGFGPGFNGPLQVVVDGDAPAGLVEGIRSTEGVAQVAAVPPANGVTVIQVVPDTSPQSEETDALIDRLRDDVIPQSGAEAHVGGVTAVFKDFAAVTGDRLPYFVATIIALGFLLLLVAFRSLVVPLTAALMNLIAAAASFGVLVAIFQWGWGTELIGVGKEGPITSFLPVIMLSLLFGLSMDYQVFLVSRMHEEWVHTKDNARAVRVGLAETSRVINSAALIMICVFGAFVLSGDMEGAMAGIGLAAAVALDAFILRTALVPAAMHLLGRANWWLPDWMEKRLPHLAVEPAEEPAPAEAAPAGPSVTSVVHGFVLSADGEPVDGAAVTLLSKGGRQLDRVTSLADGSYIVSVPGPGTYLLAASAPAYGSRAAHVVVGDGPLVHDVELTGDEVDAVN, encoded by the coding sequence TTGGCACGGTGGTGCTATCGGCACCGGCTGGTGGTCCTGTTGCTCTGGCTGGGGGCGCTGTTCGGCCTGGGCACGGCGAGCTCGCAGGCCGGCACGAACTATGCGGACGTCTTCTCCCTCCCGGACACCGACTCGGCGACCGCGTACGACCTGATGGAGAAGGCCTTCCCGGAGCGTGCCGGCGACACCGACACGGTGGTGTGGAAGGTGGACGAGGGATCCGTGCGGGACGCGTCCGTACGGTCCCGGATCGAGCCCGCCCTCGAGGAGATCGGGCGGATGAAGGGCGTCGGCGAGGTCACCGACCCGTACGCGGAGCAGGGGGCCGCGCAGATCAGCCGGGACGGCACGATCGCGTACGCGCAGGTCACCTTCACCGAGCAGGCCAACGCCGTCCCCATGGAACTCATCGAGGACGTGGTGGACACCGCTCAGGCCGCCGAGCAGGACGGTCTGGCGGTCGAGCTGGGCGGGCAGGCCATCGCCCGCACCCAGGAGCCCCCGCAGGGCACCGCGGAGGCTGTCGGCATCCTCGCGGCCGCCGTCGTGCTGTTCCTCGCGTTCGGCTCGCTGTTCGCGATGCTGCTGCCGATCGTCGTGGCCGTCGCGGGCGTCGGCACCGGCATGATCGCCACGATGCTGATGAGCCATGTCACCGACGTGCCCGAGGTGGCCCCGCTGCTCGGCTCCCTGATCGGCCTCGGCGTCGGCATCGACTACGCCCTGTTCATCGTCACAAGGCACCGGCGCGGCATCCTGCGCGGGATGAAGCCGGAGGACGCGGCCGTGACCGCCCTCAACACCTCCGGGCGGGCGGTGCTGTTCGCGGGCGGCACGGTGTGCATCGCCCTCGCCGGGATGCTCGTGATGAACATGCGCTTCCTCGACGGCGTGGTCGTCGCGACCTCGCTCACCGTCGTCCTGAGCGTGCTGGCCGCGATCACCCTGCTGCCGGCCCTCCTCGGACTGCTCGGCATGCGGGTGCTCAGCCGACGGCAGCGCGCCCGGCTCGCCGCGGCCGGCCCGGAGCCCGCGGAGACCAGCGGGCTGGCGGCGCGCTGGTCGGCGTATGTGCAGCGGCGCCCGCGCCCGGTCGTCGCGATGGCCGTCGTCGTCATGGCGGTCCTCGCGATCCCCGTGCTGTCGCTGCGGCTGGGCGCCACGGACCAGGGCAACCACCAGGAGTCCACGACCACCCGGCAGGCGTACGACCTGCTCGCCGAGGGCTTCGGGCCCGGCTTCAACGGCCCGCTCCAGGTCGTCGTCGACGGAGACGCGCCCGCCGGCCTGGTCGAGGGCATCCGCTCCACCGAGGGCGTCGCGCAGGTCGCGGCCGTGCCGCCCGCCAACGGGGTCACCGTCATCCAGGTCGTGCCGGACACCTCACCGCAGTCCGAGGAGACCGACGCCCTGATCGACCGGCTGCGGGACGACGTGATCCCGCAGTCGGGCGCCGAAGCCCATGTGGGCGGGGTGACGGCCGTGTTCAAGGACTTCGCGGCGGTGACCGGCGACCGGCTGCCGTACTTCGTGGCGACGATCATCGCGCTCGGCTTCCTGCTCCTGCTGGTCGCGTTCCGCTCGCTGGTGGTGCCGCTGACCGCCGCCCTGATGAACCTGATCGCGGCCGCCGCGTCCTTCGGCGTGCTGGTGGCGATCTTCCAGTGGGGCTGGGGCACCGAGCTGATCGGCGTCGGCAAGGAGGGCCCGATCACCTCGTTCCTGCCGGTCATCATGCTCTCGCTGCTGTTCGGCCTGTCCATGGACTACCAGGTGTTCCTCGTGAGCCGGATGCACGAGGAGTGGGTCCACACCAAGGACAACGCACGCGCGGTGCGCGTCGGCCTCGCGGAGACCAGCCGGGTCATCAACTCGGCCGCCCTCATCATGATCTGCGTGTTCGGCGCGTTCGTGCTGAGCGGCGACATGGAGGGCGCGATGGCCGGCATCGGACTGGCGGCGGCCGTCGCCCTTGACGCCTTCATCCTGCGCACCGCGCTGGTACCGGCCGCGATGCATCTGCTCGGCAGGGCCAACTGGTGGCTGCCCGACTGGATGGAGAAGCGGCTGCCGCATCTGGCCGTCGAACCGGCGGAGGAGCCCGCGCCGGCCGAGGCGGCGCCCGCCGGCCCGTCCGTCACCTCGGTCGTGCACGGCTTCGTCCTCAGCGCCGACGGCGAGCCCGTCGACGGCGCGGCGGTCACACTGCTCAGCAAGGGCGGCCGGCAGCTGGACCGGGTGACGTCCCTGGCCGACGGGTCGTACATCGTCTCGGTGCCCGGGCCGGGGACCTATCTGCTGGCGGCGAGCGCCCCGGCGTACGGGTCGCGCGCCGCGCACGTGGTCGTGGGCGACGGGCCGCTCGTGCACGACGTCGAACTGACCGGGGACGAGGTCGACGCCGTCAACTGA
- a CDS encoding TetR/AcrR family transcriptional regulator, with translation MPSKNDRPEQGDTPSKSEQTRALILETAMRLFQERGYDKTTMRAIAQEAGVSVGNAYYYFEGKEHLIQGFYDRIAAEHQAAVRDILARETDLEARLAGVLRAWLDIATPYHEFAVQFFKNAADPDSPLSPFSQESEHARQEAISIHRQVLAGATRTKVPEELREILPELMWLSQMGLVLYWIFDRTEGRERSYRLAERGARLTARGVSLARFRVLRPLVREVHDLFTDFLPGMTRMIPDPAKESPRAPARDERP, from the coding sequence GTGCCCTCGAAGAACGACCGCCCCGAGCAGGGCGACACGCCCAGCAAGTCCGAGCAGACCCGCGCGCTGATCCTGGAGACCGCCATGCGGCTGTTCCAGGAGCGCGGCTACGACAAGACGACGATGCGGGCGATCGCCCAGGAGGCCGGGGTCTCGGTCGGCAACGCGTACTACTACTTCGAGGGCAAGGAGCACCTGATCCAGGGCTTCTACGACCGGATCGCCGCCGAGCACCAGGCGGCGGTCCGGGACATCCTGGCCCGGGAGACGGATCTGGAGGCGCGGCTCGCGGGCGTGCTGCGGGCCTGGCTGGACATCGCCACGCCGTACCACGAGTTCGCGGTGCAGTTCTTCAAGAACGCCGCCGACCCCGACAGCCCGCTCAGCCCCTTCTCGCAGGAGTCCGAGCACGCGCGCCAGGAGGCCATCAGCATCCACCGGCAGGTGCTGGCGGGCGCGACCCGGACGAAGGTCCCGGAGGAGCTCCGGGAGATCCTGCCCGAGCTGATGTGGCTCTCCCAGATGGGGCTCGTCCTGTACTGGATCTTCGACCGGACCGAGGGCCGTGAGCGCAGCTACCGGCTCGCCGAGCGCGGCGCCCGGCTCACCGCGCGCGGGGTGTCACTGGCCCGCTTCCGGGTGCTGCGCCCGCTGGTCCGCGAGGTGCACGACCTGTTCACGGACTTCCTGCCGGGCATGACCCGGATGATCCCGGACCCGGCGAAGGAGTCCCCAAGGGCGCCCGCGCGCGACGAGCGCCCCTGA
- a CDS encoding trypsin-like serine peptidase, producing MRGTPRTRRIPRPALGVLIGVTALFTAGTLATPAGAAPEPGPSPARVHSVPASAQQQARDFWTPERMRSAVPLDLLDADARSTDAAPRAGRPATVAPTAPTAGTADVGPAAFPNGGGAWTGGGAVVNTAGRVFFTYQGRTASCSGNAVTSANKSTVITAGHCVKLEGAWHTDWVFVPGYHDGQAPHGRWTATKTLSTPQWTASEDINYDVGAAVVAPLDGQRLTDVVGGQGLAFNTGYNLRMYAFGFPAAAPYDGQRFIYCSGTTNRDFLLSNDHGMGCDMTGGSSGGPWFTKFDETTGTGLQSSVNSFKYNFLPNRMYGPYFGADAQNLYQAAQSS from the coding sequence GTGAGAGGCACACCCCGCACCCGTCGGATACCCCGCCCCGCCCTCGGCGTCCTGATCGGCGTCACCGCGCTGTTCACCGCCGGCACCCTCGCCACCCCGGCCGGCGCCGCCCCCGAGCCCGGCCCCTCCCCCGCCCGCGTCCACTCCGTGCCGGCCTCGGCACAGCAGCAGGCCCGCGACTTCTGGACCCCGGAGCGGATGCGCTCGGCGGTCCCGCTCGACCTCCTCGACGCGGACGCCCGCTCGACGGACGCCGCACCGCGCGCGGGCCGCCCGGCCACCGTCGCGCCCACCGCCCCCACCGCCGGGACGGCGGACGTCGGCCCCGCCGCCTTCCCGAACGGCGGCGGCGCGTGGACCGGCGGCGGCGCCGTCGTCAACACGGCGGGCCGCGTCTTCTTCACCTACCAGGGCCGTACGGCGTCCTGCTCCGGCAACGCGGTCACCAGCGCCAACAAGAGCACGGTCATCACGGCCGGCCACTGCGTGAAGCTGGAGGGCGCCTGGCACACCGACTGGGTCTTCGTGCCCGGCTACCACGACGGACAGGCCCCGCACGGCCGCTGGACGGCGACGAAGACGCTGTCCACCCCGCAGTGGACGGCGAGCGAGGACATCAACTACGACGTCGGCGCGGCGGTCGTGGCCCCGCTGGACGGACAGCGGCTCACGGACGTCGTCGGCGGGCAGGGGCTGGCCTTCAACACCGGCTACAACCTGCGCATGTACGCCTTCGGGTTCCCGGCCGCCGCCCCCTACGACGGGCAGAGGTTCATCTACTGCTCCGGCACGACCAACCGGGACTTCCTGCTCTCCAACGACCATGGCATGGGCTGCGACATGACCGGCGGCTCCAGCGGAGGCCCGTGGTTCACGAAGTTCGACGAGACGACCGGCACCGGACTGCAGTCCTCGGTGAACAGCTTCAAGTACAACTTCCTGCCCAACCGCATGTACGGCCCGTACTTCGGCGCCGACGCGCAGAACCTCTACCAGGCGGCGCAGTCCTCCTGA